GTTTACAAGTTACGCAAGTAAAACTTAATGGTTCAACATATAAATTGCTAAtttacaaattataaaaaatcgaCAGTCACATTAAAGCATTGGtaagttaccaacaaattacctaaaaaaaaagtcattatttatttttctgtctACAGAGTTTTTGACacttataaataattattgaaatttattgaaatcgggaaaaaaaaaatcagcatttcTAGGCTGCAAGGATTTGAAAATCCGTTCAACTTCAAAAAGGGACAAAACACTTTTGAAGCCACTTCACGAGTCTTACAGAAGTCACATGGAACACAGTTTCCTCGAACCCAAACATAGGAACACAGACATAGCACAGACATTGTACCTTTCGACGTACATGAATTCACCAAAAGCCACACCAAGAAGTTTATTTTAGCTCTGCAAGGCAAGCACGTGTATAAATCCACAAACACACAAGACGCAGAGATATCATTTTGCCCTAAGAACACCACGAATCACTCACGCATTGTTGATGAGATGAGCATCTGCGTCCTTAGTGAGCTTGACTTCGAGATCTATGTAGGCATTAGGGTTGGCGACGCCTTCGTGCAGCTTCTCGTACTCCAGAGTCCACTTCACTAAACTTCCACGGCCGTCGCTTTTCGCAATCGTCTTGACGATTGCCTTGAAGGTCTTGAACTCTTCCAGGAGATCCCCTCCTATTATGTTGAAGGTGAGTACCTTGTTTGCATCGTCCACCTCAACTCTCTCCTTGGCCGTCAATGCCTTCCCTTCTGCATAGTGAGGTTCGTCGAGTCACAACCATAAACCGATACAGCAATGTCCCacattttgttaaatttattcAGCTGGAAAGATTTTCAGGAGAACACCttcacaaaattttcttttcacagACAGCTTCACATAGTTCTAACGCATATAAGACTTGAAATTGGACATCTACTGTAGAGACATGTTTCT
The nucleotide sequence above comes from Eucalyptus grandis isolate ANBG69807.140 chromosome 2, ASM1654582v1, whole genome shotgun sequence. Encoded proteins:
- the LOC104435511 gene encoding MLP-like protein 31, translating into MGLEGKLDFEVEIQSSADEFYHIWRNQIYHLPNVSSDAIQSVQLHEGEWHSEDAVKLWNYTLEGKALTAKERVEVDDANKVLTFNIIGGDLLEEFKTFKAIVKTIAKSDGRGSLVKWTLEYEKLHEGVANPNAYIDLEVKLTKDADAHLINNA